In Mesorhizobium sp. 113-3-3, a genomic segment contains:
- a CDS encoding nucleoside deaminase yields the protein MKRPDFMALALKEAEAAALRGEVPVGAVIANGSTVVAKAGNRTRELADPTAHAEMLVIREACGKLSSERLTGHDLYVTLEPCAMCAGAISFARLRRLYFGAADEKGGAVVNGVRFFASPTCHHTPDIYPGLGETEAALLLKDFFRERRD from the coding sequence GTGAAGCGGCCGGATTTCATGGCGCTGGCGCTTAAGGAGGCCGAAGCGGCAGCCTTGCGCGGCGAAGTGCCGGTCGGCGCCGTCATCGCCAACGGCAGCACGGTCGTTGCAAAAGCCGGCAACCGCACACGCGAGCTTGCCGACCCGACGGCGCATGCCGAGATGCTGGTCATCCGTGAAGCCTGCGGCAAACTCTCAAGCGAGCGGCTCACCGGCCACGATCTCTATGTGACGCTGGAACCTTGCGCCATGTGCGCCGGCGCCATCTCCTTCGCCAGGCTGCGGCGTCTCTATTTCGGCGCCGCCGACGAAAAGGGCGGTGCGGTGGTCAATGGCGTGCGCTTCTTCGCCTCGCCGACCTGCCACCACACGCCCGACATCTATCCGGGCCTGGGCGAGACCGAAGCTGCCCTGCTTTTGAAGGACTTTTTCAGGGAACGTCGCGACTGA
- a CDS encoding M16 family metallopeptidase, whose protein sequence is MTNQHPGSFRSPTTGQGRTRTALATLILSILFLVLPALAARAMDIQQVTSSKGITAWLVEDYSVPIVAVRFVFGGGSTQDPVGKEGLANLMTGLFDEGAGPLDSEAFQIRLDDAGAEMSFEESRDGVYGSMRMLAEQRDEAFDLLRLAVNEPRFDQAPIDRIRAQILSGIIASENDPDTVAQHKWARAIYGDHPYSRSDQGTRQSIAAITQDDLKALHKAVFARGGLHVAVVGAIDPETLKKKLDMVFGDLPQSQALAPVADVEPKLAQRLEVNYDLPQTSLQLAWPGVKRKSADFFPAVLMNEILGGGTFTSRLFAEVREKRGLAYSVNSSLVNQDHANALIVTTGTRSDRAAETLGIVRDVARQLAEDGPTEAELAATKKYLIGAYAITNLDSSSSIAATLVELQLDDLGIDYMQRRAGYINAVTLDQVKAAARKLLTAEPTIMVVGPPLAGAGKG, encoded by the coding sequence ATGACGAACCAGCACCCTGGCTCTTTCCGTTCTCCCACAACGGGACAAGGAAGAACGCGCACCGCCCTCGCAACCCTCATCCTCTCCATCCTCTTCCTGGTCCTGCCCGCGCTGGCCGCCCGCGCCATGGACATCCAGCAGGTCACCTCCTCAAAAGGCATCACCGCCTGGCTGGTCGAGGACTATTCCGTGCCGATCGTCGCCGTCCGCTTCGTCTTCGGCGGCGGCTCGACGCAGGATCCGGTGGGCAAGGAGGGCCTGGCCAATCTGATGACCGGCCTGTTCGACGAGGGCGCCGGCCCTCTCGATTCGGAAGCCTTCCAGATCAGGCTCGACGACGCCGGCGCCGAGATGAGCTTCGAGGAGAGCCGCGACGGCGTCTATGGCTCCATGCGCATGCTGGCCGAGCAGCGCGACGAGGCCTTCGACCTGTTGCGTCTGGCGGTCAACGAGCCGCGCTTCGACCAGGCGCCAATCGACCGCATCCGCGCCCAGATCCTGTCCGGCATCATCGCCAGCGAGAACGATCCCGACACGGTGGCGCAGCACAAATGGGCGCGCGCCATCTATGGCGACCATCCCTATTCGCGCTCCGACCAGGGCACCAGGCAGAGCATCGCCGCCATCACGCAGGACGACCTGAAGGCCTTGCATAAGGCGGTGTTCGCGCGCGGCGGCCTGCATGTCGCCGTGGTCGGCGCCATCGATCCCGAGACGCTGAAGAAGAAGCTGGACATGGTGTTCGGCGACCTGCCGCAAAGCCAGGCGCTCGCTCCCGTCGCCGACGTCGAGCCGAAGCTGGCGCAGCGCCTCGAGGTCAATTACGACCTGCCGCAGACCTCGCTGCAGCTCGCCTGGCCGGGCGTGAAGCGCAAATCGGCTGATTTCTTCCCCGCCGTGCTGATGAACGAGATCCTGGGCGGCGGCACCTTCACCTCGCGCCTGTTCGCCGAGGTCCGCGAAAAGCGCGGACTGGCCTACAGCGTCAATTCCTCGCTGGTCAACCAGGACCATGCCAATGCGCTGATCGTCACCACCGGCACGCGCTCGGACCGCGCGGCCGAGACGCTCGGCATCGTGCGCGATGTCGCCAGGCAGTTGGCGGAGGATGGCCCGACCGAGGCTGAACTCGCGGCGACCAAGAAGTACCTGATCGGCGCCTATGCCATCACCAATCTGGACTCTTCGAGTTCGATCGCCGCGACGCTGGTCGAATTGCAGCTCGACGATCTCGGCATCGACTACATGCAGCGCCGTGCCGGCTACATCAACGCGGTGACGCTCGATCAGGTCAAGGCGGCGGCCAGGAAGCTGCTGACGGCCGAGCCGACCATCATGGTGGTCGGGCCGCCGCTGGCCGGAGCCGGCAAAGGATGA
- the rsmD gene encoding 16S rRNA (guanine(966)-N(2))-methyltransferase RsmD, whose product MRIVGGEFRGRPLATPRSSAIRPTTDRTREAVFNVLAHRFAEHLDGARVLDLFAGTGALGLEALSRGASYGVFIEESAEGRGLIRDNVEAFGLTGRTKIFRRDATGLGEAGTLAPFGLVFADPPYGKGLGERALQSAKAGGWLRPGALCVVEETAAVPFEPGPGFSVLDERNYGETIIRFIEAA is encoded by the coding sequence ATGAGAATCGTCGGCGGTGAGTTTCGTGGGCGTCCGCTGGCGACGCCCCGCAGCAGCGCCATCCGTCCGACGACCGACCGCACCCGCGAGGCCGTCTTCAATGTGCTGGCGCACCGCTTTGCCGAACATCTGGACGGTGCGCGCGTGCTCGACCTGTTCGCCGGCACCGGGGCGCTTGGTCTGGAAGCGCTGTCGCGCGGCGCCTCCTATGGCGTCTTCATCGAGGAATCGGCCGAAGGCCGTGGTCTGATCCGCGACAATGTCGAGGCTTTCGGCCTGACCGGCCGCACCAAGATCTTTCGCCGTGACGCCACCGGTCTTGGCGAGGCGGGCACGCTGGCGCCGTTCGGCCTGGTCTTCGCCGACCCGCCCTATGGCAAGGGCCTGGGCGAGCGCGCCCTGCAATCGGCGAAGGCCGGCGGCTGGCTGCGCCCCGGCGCGCTCTGCGTGGTCGAGGAGACGGCGGCGGTTCCCTTCGAACCAGGCCCCGGCTTTTCGGTGCTGGACGAACGCAACTACGGCGAAACCATCATCCGCTTCATCGAGGCCGCCTGA
- a CDS encoding M16 family metallopeptidase, producing MTSRAEWLRTTLLATSLAFTLTSPVLADGSVSPDTKPAEFKVTDFLLDNGMEVVVIPDHRAPIVTHMVWYKIGSADEPPGKSGIAHFFEHLMFKATTNHAAGEFDRAVSDIGGSNNAFTSYDYTAFHETVAPSALEQMMGFEADRMRNLILTDDVIKTERDVILEERRSRIDNNPQAVLDEEVDATLWQNQPYRIPVIGWMQEMEQLNRTDATAFYDKYYRPNNAVLIVAGDVEPETVKALAERTYGKVARGPDLPPRIRPVEPEQNTKRTVTLTDARVSVPSFSTQWVVPSYHTAKPGEAEALDLLAEILGGGNRSRLYQALVVKQGIASNAGAYFQGTMLDDTNFTVYGAPRGDAKLADVEAAVDAEVARIASGGVTPDELEKAKYRYIRSMVFARDKQDSMAEIYGSTLATGGNVQDVQQWPDRIRKVTADEVKAAAARYLVPARSTTGYLLPQQQAGN from the coding sequence ATGACATCCAGGGCTGAATGGCTGCGGACGACCCTGCTGGCAACATCGCTGGCCTTCACGCTGACCAGTCCCGTGCTGGCCGACGGCTCCGTGTCGCCCGACACGAAGCCGGCCGAGTTCAAGGTGACGGATTTCCTCCTCGACAACGGCATGGAGGTGGTCGTCATTCCCGACCATCGCGCGCCGATCGTCACCCATATGGTGTGGTACAAGATCGGCAGCGCCGACGAGCCGCCCGGCAAATCCGGCATCGCCCATTTCTTCGAACATCTGATGTTCAAGGCGACGACAAATCACGCCGCCGGCGAGTTCGACCGCGCCGTCTCCGACATTGGCGGCTCCAACAACGCCTTTACCTCCTACGACTACACCGCTTTCCACGAGACGGTTGCGCCCTCGGCGCTCGAGCAGATGATGGGTTTCGAAGCCGACCGCATGCGCAACCTCATCCTCACCGACGACGTCATCAAGACCGAGCGTGATGTCATCCTCGAAGAGCGCCGCTCGCGCATCGACAACAATCCGCAGGCGGTGCTCGACGAGGAAGTCGATGCCACGCTGTGGCAGAACCAGCCCTACCGCATTCCGGTCATCGGCTGGATGCAGGAGATGGAGCAACTCAACCGCACCGACGCCACCGCCTTCTATGACAAATACTACCGGCCCAACAACGCCGTGCTGATCGTGGCCGGCGATGTCGAGCCGGAGACGGTCAAGGCGCTGGCCGAAAGGACCTATGGCAAGGTGGCGCGCGGGCCGGACCTGCCGCCGCGCATCCGCCCGGTCGAGCCGGAGCAGAACACCAAGCGCACGGTCACGCTCACCGACGCCCGCGTCAGCGTGCCGAGCTTCTCCACGCAATGGGTGGTGCCGTCCTATCACACCGCCAAGCCGGGCGAGGCCGAGGCGCTCGACCTGCTCGCCGAAATCCTCGGCGGCGGTAACCGCAGCCGGCTCTACCAGGCGCTGGTGGTCAAGCAAGGCATCGCCTCCAACGCAGGCGCGTATTTCCAGGGCACCATGCTCGACGACACCAATTTCACCGTCTATGGCGCGCCGCGCGGCGACGCCAAGCTGGCCGACGTCGAAGCCGCGGTGGATGCGGAGGTGGCGCGCATCGCCAGCGGCGGCGTCACGCCGGATGAGCTGGAAAAGGCCAAGTACCGCTACATCAGGTCGATGGTCTTTGCCCGCGACAAGCAGGATTCCATGGCCGAGATCTATGGCTCGACGCTGGCCACCGGCGGCAATGTGCAGGATGTCCAGCAATGGCCGGACCGCATCCGCAAGGTCACGGCCGACGAGGTCAAGGCCGCCGCCGCGCGCTACCTAGTGCCGGCCCGCTCGACGACTGGCTATCTCTTGCCGCAGCAACAGGCGGGGAATTGA
- a CDS encoding pseudouridine synthase — translation MDDNDKKSPRQKGPGKKPAAPRAGGKPSFGAKKPYAPRGDRPMAAEGERPKRDFKGGDKPFSKGPRPAGKPYEKREGPRKPYAPRGDRPMAAEGERKPYEKREGPRKPYAPRGDRPTATEGERKPYEKREGPRKPYAPRGDRPMAAEGERKPYEKREGPRKPYAPRGDRPTATEGERKPYEKREGPRKPYAPRGDRPVAASVEGGEKRFDRPKRDFGDRPKRDFADRPKRDFGGDRPKRDFSDRPQGASAGFKPRPRAPEATEEAGERIAKRLARAGLASRRDAEELIAAGRVKVNGRALTSPAFNVMPGDIIHLDGMEIPPIERTRLFLFHKPAGVVTTNRDPEGRKTVFDVLPAELPRLMTIGRLDINTEGLLLLTNDGGLSRVLELPATGWLRRYRVRVHGKVEESALAGLREGIAVDGVFYGAIEASLDREQGSNAWLTIGLREGKNREVKNILGALGLDVTRLIRISYGPFQLEDLPEGHVLEIKGRVLRDQLGERLVEESGANFDAEITKPFSNKPVRRTEVREPEAERPKFVRDGERRPIGEGGLIKNRKRREGSRDEALGKLSTSPDRGERPEKNFGERGPRPERGGFGDKPRGGFGGKKPEREQRPIEPPGQRKANVWMAPGARPIGKGRAEADAAKAAEAKARKASFKPAYGKPAGKPGGAKPFGNSRGERPAGGGGERPRGGPKGPRTR, via the coding sequence ATGGACGACAACGACAAGAAATCTCCGCGCCAAAAAGGCCCGGGCAAGAAACCTGCGGCTCCGCGAGCCGGTGGCAAGCCATCCTTCGGCGCCAAGAAACCCTATGCGCCGCGCGGTGATCGGCCGATGGCCGCCGAAGGCGAACGCCCGAAGCGCGACTTCAAGGGCGGCGACAAGCCATTCAGCAAGGGCCCACGCCCGGCAGGCAAGCCCTACGAGAAGCGCGAGGGACCGCGCAAACCCTACGCGCCGCGTGGCGATCGTCCGATGGCGGCCGAAGGCGAGCGCAAGCCCTACGAGAAGCGCGAAGGACCGCGTAAGCCCTATGCACCGCGCGGCGACCGTCCGACGGCGACTGAGGGCGAGCGCAAGCCGTACGAAAAGCGCGAAGGGCCGCGCAAACCCTACGCGCCGCGTGGCGATCGTCCGATGGCGGCCGAAGGCGAGCGCAAGCCCTACGAGAAGCGCGAAGGACCGCGTAAGCCCTATGCACCGCGCGGCGACCGTCCGACGGCGACTGAGGGCGAGCGCAAGCCGTACGAAAAGCGCGAGGGACCGCGAAAGCCCTATGCGCCGCGTGGCGACCGTCCGGTTGCCGCATCGGTGGAGGGCGGTGAAAAGCGCTTCGACCGTCCCAAGCGTGATTTCGGCGATCGCCCGAAGCGTGATTTTGCCGACCGTCCCAAGCGCGACTTTGGCGGTGATCGCCCCAAGCGCGATTTCAGTGACCGGCCGCAAGGGGCATCGGCGGGCTTCAAGCCTCGCCCGCGCGCCCCGGAGGCCACCGAAGAGGCCGGCGAGCGCATTGCCAAGCGGTTGGCGCGCGCCGGGCTTGCCTCGCGCCGCGACGCCGAGGAACTGATCGCCGCCGGCCGCGTCAAGGTCAACGGCCGCGCTCTGACGTCGCCGGCCTTCAACGTCATGCCTGGCGATATCATCCATCTCGACGGCATGGAGATCCCGCCGATCGAACGCACGCGCCTGTTCCTGTTCCACAAGCCGGCAGGCGTCGTTACCACCAACCGCGATCCCGAAGGCCGCAAGACAGTCTTCGACGTGCTGCCTGCCGAATTGCCGCGCCTGATGACCATTGGCCGGCTCGACATCAACACCGAGGGCCTGCTGCTGCTCACCAATGATGGCGGCCTGTCGCGCGTGCTCGAACTGCCGGCCACCGGCTGGCTGCGCCGCTACCGCGTGCGCGTCCACGGCAAGGTCGAGGAAAGCGCGCTTGCCGGCCTGCGCGAAGGCATTGCCGTTGACGGGGTCTTCTACGGCGCCATCGAAGCGAGCCTCGACCGCGAGCAGGGCTCCAATGCCTGGCTGACGATCGGCCTGCGCGAAGGCAAGAACCGCGAAGTGAAGAACATCCTCGGCGCGCTCGGCCTCGACGTCACGCGGCTGATCCGCATCTCCTATGGCCCGTTCCAGCTCGAGGACCTTCCCGAGGGCCACGTGCTGGAGATCAAGGGCCGCGTGCTGCGCGACCAGCTTGGCGAGCGCCTGGTGGAGGAATCCGGCGCCAATTTCGACGCCGAGATAACCAAGCCCTTTTCCAACAAGCCAGTGCGGCGCACCGAGGTTCGCGAGCCGGAGGCCGAGCGGCCGAAATTCGTCCGCGACGGCGAACGCCGGCCGATCGGCGAGGGCGGGTTGATCAAGAACCGCAAGCGCCGTGAAGGCAGCCGCGACGAAGCGCTCGGCAAGCTGTCGACCAGTCCCGACAGGGGCGAGCGGCCGGAAAAGAACTTTGGCGAACGCGGGCCCCGGCCCGAACGCGGTGGCTTCGGCGACAAGCCGCGCGGCGGTTTTGGCGGCAAGAAACCCGAGCGCGAGCAGCGGCCGATCGAGCCGCCCGGCCAGCGCAAGGCCAATGTCTGGATGGCGCCAGGGGCGCGGCCGATCGGCAAGGGCAGGGCGGAAGCCGACGCCGCCAAGGCGGCGGAGGCCAAGGCGCGCAAGGCCTCGTTCAAGCCGGCCTATGGCAAGCCCGCTGGCAAACCGGGCGGCGCAAAGCCGTTCGGCAATTCGCGTGGCGAGCGTCCGGCCGGTGGCGGCGGTGAACGGCCGCGCGGCGGCCCCAAGGGTCCCCGTACAAGATGA